Proteins found in one Kwoniella shivajii chromosome 4, complete sequence genomic segment:
- a CDS encoding T-complex protein 1 subunit epsilon has product MSVGQIDPGSAVYAQDENGRPFIIVREQGKKVRTHGLEAIRSHILAARAVTNIIKSSLGPRGLDKILISPDGDITVTNDGATILGQMEVEHQIAKLLVEVSKSQDDEIGDGTTGVVVLAGALLSSALDLLDRGIHPIRIADGYEKACEVAIQELDRVADKIEFSKEDTSNLFKTAKTSLGSKIVSIAHDKFANIAVDAVLSVADLARRDVDFELIKVDGKVGGSLEDTSLVKGVVVDKDMSHPQMPSVVRDAKIAILTCPFEPPRPKTKHKLDIESVEEYKKLREYEKEKFLDMIKMVKDTGANLVICQWGFDDEANHLLMQNELPAVRWVGGPEIELIAIATNGRIVPRFEDLSADKLGRAGLVRELTFGTTRDKMLVIEECANTRAVTVFVRGSNKMIIDEAKRALHDAICVVRNLVKDNRVVYGGGAAEICASIAVSKKADEIPSIEQYAMRAFSKALDAIPLALAENSGLSPIDTLADVKSRQVTEGNPRLGIDCLGKGENDMRTQHVYDPLISKRQQFLLATQVVRMILRVDDVIDASAFSEE; this is encoded by the exons ATGTCTGTAGGTCAGATAGATCCTGGATCAGCAGTATACGCTCAAGATGAG AATGGAAGaccattcatcattgttCG tgaacaaggtaaaaagGTTAGAACTCATGGATTGGAAGCTATAAGA AGTCATATCCTTGCTGCTCGAGCTG ttaccaatatcatcaaatcatcgCTTGGACCTCGTG GACTAGACAAGATCCTCATCTCGCCCGATGGAGATATAACAGTAACTAATGATGGAGCTACGATATTGGGTCAAATGGAAGTAGAACATCAAATCGCTAAATTACTAGTGGAAGTTTCCAAATCAcaggatgatgagattggtGATGGTACTACTGGTGTTGTTG TTCTTGCCGGTGCCCTTctttcatcagctttggaTTTACTGGATAGAGGTATTCACCCTATCAGGATCGCGGATGGTTATGAGAAAGCATGTGAAGTAGCCATACAGGAACTTGATAGAGTAGCAGATAAG ATTGAATTCAGTAAAGAAGATACTTCCAACCTTTTCAAGACTGCTAAAACGAGTTTAGGAAGTAAAAT CGTCTCAATCGCTCATGATAAATTCGCAAACATAGCTGTGGATGCAGTACTATCAGTCGCAGATTTGGCTCGAAGAGATGTCGAtttcgaattgatcaaagtagATGGAAAAGTCGGTGGTTCTCTTGAAGACACATCTTTAGTAAAAGGTGTAGTAGTGGATAAAGACATGTCACATCCTCAAATGCCATCAGTGGTAAGAGACGCTAAGATAGCAATTTTGACTTGTCCATTCGAACCTCCAAGACCTAAAACAAAACACAAGTTGGATATTGAGTCGGTTGAAGAGTATAAGAAATTGAGAGAatacgaaaaagaaaaattCTTGGATATGATTAAAAT GGTCAAAGACACTGGAGCCAATCTCGTTATCTGTCAATGGGGTTTCGACGATGAAGCGAACCATCTCCTCATGCAAAACGAGTTGCCGGCTGTTCGATGGGTCGGTGGACCCGAgatcgag CTCATTGCTATTGCTACCAATGGACGAATCGTTCCTCGGTTCGAAGACCTCTCCGCCGATAAGCTTGGTCGGGCTGGTCTTGTCCGAGAACTTACTTTCGGTACCACTAGAGACAAGATGTTGGTCATTGAGGAATGTGCAAACACCAGGGCTGTAACCGTTTTCGTTAGAGGAAGTAACAAGATG ATCATCGATGAGGCTAAACGAGCTCTTCATGATGCTATTTGTGTAGTAAGGAACTTGGTAAAAGACAACCGAGTAGTATATGGAGGCGGTGCAGCAGAAATTTGTGCTTCTATTGCTGTATCTAAAAAGGCCGACGAG ATTCCTTCAATTGAGCAATATGCCATGCGAGCATTCTCAAAAGCTCTCGATGCCATTCCTCTTGCTTTGGCTGAAAACTCTGGTTTATCACCTATCGATACACTTGCCGATGTGAAATCGAGACAAGTCACAGAAGGTAATCCCAGATTAGGTATTGACTGTCTTGGAAAGGgtgagaatg ACATGCGAACACAACACGTTTACGATCCTTTAATCTCGAAACGACAACAATTCTTATTGGCTACTCAAGTAGTAAGAATGATTTTGAGAGTTGACGATGTGATAG ACGCATCTGCATTCTCAGAAGAGTAG